The nucleotide sequence aagaaCATAGGTTTCAGATGAGTTTGACTTAAGTTTGAACAAGTTAAGTAAAGTTTGATTGAAAACAGAAAAgaacagtgaactttggagcctttttgccggagtgcCAGGGACTTATTTattgtgaaaaacccatggaatagAAGAtaaggtcaatccaagcacataagaaaaagaatggactaaatcggacaagtattgagtgagttatgctcactttagtgaagagGTATAATTCTGTCCGAATGTCTACAATCAACTGCGTTTTTGGATGATTTGGGAGTGATtagagtgttgcaaaagtggaAAAGTGGCCGGGATtagagtggtatttataggggatggATTAGGGTTAAAGTTGGTTGGCTTTAAATGCAATTAGTTGagagttaaataaataaaaaagacaaTTGTTGCTGTCTTTGACATTAGCGACCGGAGTGGGCTGTTTGCAACCAATAACCACTCTCTTTTGTGTGACTTATTAGATTATATTATAGTACATATTATATCATGTTAATATATGACTAACTATTGAAATCTCATGAGTTCGGGAGgtttattaaacaaaaaaaagCTACATAAAGGCAGCCCATAGCTGTCCGTTCGCATGGGCTTTGACAGCCATGTTCACCCTTTTTTTATGTTTAAGTGACAATTAATTGATTTAGCCATTTAGGTATCATACATATAATAATGAACACATAACCTATTATTTAAATGTAATATGGTAGGTGTTTGAATAACAAAAGGGACAACTTCAACAGCCATGAGGGCTGTGATCGAATGACTATAATCAGCcccttaatatttttttttaattttttttagacaTCCAACGTTCACATGTAACATgtactattttattattattattattattattattattattattattattattattattattactatattattattagaattagtattattagaattattattatattactaggattattattattattattattattattattattattattattattattattattattattattattattattattattattattattattattattattattgttgttgttgttttatTATCAGAATTTAACCATGTATTTAATAGTTAACAAGCACGCAGAAGTTATGAGTACCAGTATGTCGGGTATCGGTCACGCGTATGTATTCGAGATTGGTAACGTATAAACCGAGTATTGTAacacgtataagcatgtataaaaaTAGTATTCCATATAAAAGATTCATTTCATTACGAGcaaagtctcggatttacaatggcTTGAAATGAGAAGACGATTACAAGAATATAAGATTTCCAAAATTAGAATTTCAAGCAAAGGTTTCTCAATGTGGAAAGTATGAAAGCGCATGGCGTTACAGTCTCCcttcctttaggaaatttcgtcccgaaatttattcaagaggaagagtTGAAAGAGTTTTGGCGAAAAGGTGATTATATAAAATTTAAGACTCGAAAATTTTGAAACGTGCAAAGtatgaagttttgaaaatgtcaAGATAAGTTTGCAAAAGGATTTGTTTGGCTATAATGGTTTTAAGGCATAAGCATTGGATAGACGAATatagcgtgttaaagatgaagtctcgtcgtggataatcggatataatgcgtttgtgagttgtttaaagtttgaattaggtctaaaaggtctgcaaaacactgaatttctcatggcacgtcttacgaaagtttggtaacatgatgaaaacacttatatataggaagtaccaacggcgtatccaccatgttttgaccatgttacgtccatttcgtattcggtgtcatgttacgttccgtgtcttaccatacatagtagcacactctatggttttcatacgcctatcaccataatcccgtgtgcacccgcgattattttgattgtcgcatgatccgcatagcttgtactagttgtgcatgaatcagggtatacataatttaaaaataagaacGTATGCGTATAAGAATATattatataagcaagtccatgcttaagtatgtatgggacccacgcaagcgaatcccctGGATTACGATCGCGTACGGGTGCGAATGCATGAATTATGAGTATGAACGAAAGTATGAGCATAACTATAAGTTTACGTATGAATATGCACGTAagtatgagtataaacataaatCGTATGAGTAATGTGAGTATACGTATAAGCATTAAACGTATGACTATAAGTAAAAGCATAAATCGTATGAGTATGAATATGAATACGATTATAAGTATGAGCATAAAATGCATTGTTATAAATATGAGTGTGAGTATGAATACTAATGATTGCGTATATCGTATTAATTGAAAACATGACAAACTTAAGCATGTAAAAGTACTCAAAAGGTTgagtatgtaaatacgaatgatataactGAAATGGTCGCAATGCAACAACTAAAACGTGTATgctgatatgcatgtatagttgtttaaatgaaaagttgagtttatcgaatcaaaattaggttgagcttggtttgaaaggtagaatatagtttgcatatgtaagGGAACATAACATACTCATTGGTTATGCATAATGTATTTGGTAATGAATggaatgctacttttgtttaaaaaagttTATGTAATTCGAGGATGGTCGGTTCCCACGAAGTcatcttgcccacgtgttttgtaaattggtgtaggaaaaaggttttctataaaaaaagtaagttcgtttcatcaaacaagaaattatgaatttaggaggttcttgtgaaaacgaggatccttagaaaagaatttagcaaaaggacttagtgattgttaaaagttttaacaaatgatttgttgatgttgaaaagagtatttggtaaaacgatcatataacatctacGAGATCTTATAAGTAactgagaaaggttagtttgatttcgattaagagtggaagtctctagtatgatgatataatgtgaacgtgttttaGTTAATAAATcggatgtgaagttcatgggcaagagattcactagaccgattaaattgataggtagcattttgTAAGGTTCGGGAATTCGTGTACTAAacgtttaagacatgattaagtaTCTCGTGTATATGATCTATGTGAAATGTATAATGGAATAAAGAATAAGtttgataaaataataaattttgaaaatcgcaTAAGTAGGGATTTGgttaatgataaacaatttaggtataaaatatgatcgagtttgcataataagatattttgaatggacgttttggtaacgatcacctaggtaagggaatcacccctaactcgttggtgaggtcgttttaagaaaaggggagtggagttaatcgtcaaggcaAGGAagtcactcctatctcgatgatatgtctccacttgtcgttacaaggaatatgaatttaaattacaTGAAGTCaagcatatgtataaatgtatggaaaaaaaatccaatatgttgtgtgtgtgaaaagagaaaaATCGGAAGTAGATTTAAATTCAAAAGGAATGGCATCGTATAAGATAAATAGTAGAACACATGTTTGCTTAAAATTTAGGATGGTTCCAaaatggaactttgactaaccaaagtggtcgaaaagtctttcgaatttgaggagcatgctttggcctaataggtgaaatactctcgccgacaagtcggttaacggtatttacccttccggttactacatgtcccaaatcaattgaaatttcgagacttggcggtatttatgaaaatcaaggagtggaactagtcgacaaggtgcgggtctCACCCCTAGCTTGGCGATttagtatcctaagtgtggttggtactcgtcgggtcaaaatttgatttcaacactttgacaagggtccactaaaAGGcttgagagtcattcaccaaattgtgggtttcacgcctattttggtgaagtcgtctcgtttgtgtattatGAGTGTTTTCGGATTTAGAAatatcgagtaaaatgcatgagggaagtgtatgtcaaAGGAATAcgcaaacaagtataaacacgtaAGAGggcatatcaagaatggtacataaataatgaaatgataaatcaagtattaacacatagagaaataggTCAAGAATAGTACGTAAAGGATCGAAAAacgaaacaagtattaacacataataagaCAAGCATTAATGcataagaataacatgtcgaatattaccCACGAGtgatatacatgtttaaaagagcataaataaaaaacaaataaagtatcatgtagtagttcAAGAAAaacatacgaataaggctctaaaactatagactaggtaaaagcattcctacttttcctaattccctatagttatggctctgataccaatctgtcacaccccaaccaatggcagaaacatcgggatgatacgaagtgtgaagattgctagagacatcataacgctatttgtgacgatatttaataaaccaatttcatttcataattcgtttgtcaacattacaaagaaatcaaataacgtcaagttcaaaggaaatacaatacaacataatcaaaattgatacaacgattaaacctaaacgtctatatgtgtatctaggcatcaacgctacttcatttcatagcatcatcatcctcaacctgtaacatgtttaaaataaagttcaatgcaaaagcaaaggcgagtatacaagtttaagcataagtataagtataagtataaaagtttaaaatgaatCCACATGGCTACgtagtttatacgagatcaacctaacgtggcatgcaatatttctagccaacctctgtttacgcaagaaagtttaattaattcaacatgacccaagttcaagggggcggtgcgttactcatatagcgctatacatgtcaaatggaggctcgtgaaagctaatgactaaaacatatctgAAGAAACACTGGACTAATTATGAGGataatcagtttggtttatgtttctatcatgatggttaatcttctaatgacTTATCTGagcttcttcttgaacctttaatcctgcaaaacagaacaccgttactcggtaagaggggaatatgggggtttccctcttaaccgggctccggcgtgagaataagcgactgctttgtgaggataattaagtattaagagtgagagtagagggaatggaatgtttaacctgtggagtgAGGtgcctatttatagccggagaggtgcaagaggatatgggctgatgggccttgggccggtaaTCGACAACATAgtggatatgctctttgtctcacgggtgtcgaccgttagtggcttctagaagttctcctGCGCTGGCGTGCcctgattggagccacgtgtcattgttgtcggcctcgttgtccttctgccatcagcagacaagtggagatcgtgggacagatgtctccgtcctctgattggtgccacgtaggcgtccttaagtACTTCTCGTTTTCCGTACGTCAGACGATGGCGCACGATTGAATAGAGCCTGCTGGATGTTCATTGGCTCCTTttctctgccacttgtaccttttgtaccttccTACCCTGGTCTCGCGCTGCAACCTTTCTGTGAGTTGCGCGGGTTTATAGGTAATGAAGGTTCTTATCGGATTGCTAAGTATCGTAATTGTAGTTCTCTTCTGATTGGCCCTCGCGTCTCTTCGTGGGATGTGGCGGTAATCGCGCGAGGTTGTCTTAGCAAGAGAAAATGGTGAATAAGGAGTATGGCCCTTGCGTAGCCTTGATGAAGGTTTGCGCAGCTTTTTGgggccataccccttcaagtcaccccagtccagtgctgcaccatgcgcagggcaagtggttggagctctggacttagaaaaagAAATTTATAGAGCTTGCTTGTTTTGGCCTGTTGACGCGCGCGTATAGGAGTTGACGATTATTACGGCACGACTATATATCTGTTAGCTGATTGTTGCCCAATAAGGACGCGCGGGTATCTTGTAGACAAGGTAAATTGCGCGCCCATATGTAACTTCTTTGGTAAGTGTTGTGGAATTTGGGCGGGAAATTCCTTGAAATTTGAATTCTGACGGTTTGGTGAGATAAGTCTCTGATTGTGACGCTTGAGTTGACTCCTGGCACGGATGTCATCATGTCGTCTGTGACGGTTCCACTTTttgtcaggagagtgaggcccacgcgcgcgtggtaaccgtcatcCCTGCTTTTACGCATTACGTGGCATCCTCTCGTTGGTCAGCTGAACGACGGATGCGGCACGGTTatccatcgcattaaatgcgatgggtatatatattcGATAGAGGTGAGAGGAACGAACTCATCTTATGCTCTTTCTACTCGTTTCTCTCTAATCATCTTCATCTCTTCTTCACATCTTCAAACTCTTGTAGCAAATCTTCAAGTTCTTCATATCTTCGAATTCTTGTAGCAGATCTGCAAGTTTTTCATATCTTCAGGAACAACAATGGCTGAAGAACATACTGAAGATAATCCCGGAGAGGAGGGGCCTGTCGCGGTTCTCCGGTGGGATTTAGGTTTAGTTGAACAGATCGTTCGGAGTTTCCGGTTTCCACCGGAATGGGATGCAAGATATTCGGGCCAGAATCAAACTGCCGCCGATGCACCGCCGGGCTATATTACTTTGTTTGAAGATTTTTTTCTCCAGGGGAATTTCCGGCTGCCGGCGACGAACTTTATGGGAAGTATTCTGCATTTTTACAACTTCCATATTTCTCAGATGAGCCCTCCTGggatggttagggttcgacaTTTCAAGTTCTTATGTCGAGCCCACGGTATCGAGCCTACCATTGAGAAGTTCCGAGCATTTTATCAGCTCATCCGAACTATGGGCTTCTTTTCTTTTGCCAGCTATGGAGCTGCGAGGAAGATCTTGCTGAACCCACCGAAAAGTTTCCATGATTGGAAACCTAAATTTTTCTTCATTCGCGAGGAGTTGCTCCCAATCGCCATGCCTTTCCGGGCCTGGACTGAACCTGTATTGAAAGAAGATCTTCCCATTCCTAAACATGAACGGTGGTATCAGCAGCTTACTCCAACCCCTAACCGGGTATTTGGAGAAAATGTCCTCGTTGTTGCGCGCATGAGTGACCGATGGTCGCCTGATAGCGAGGAGGTTCCTATCTTGAAGATCAATGATCAAGGTCAGTATCTTCCTTAATTTCCCTGGTTCCATGCTTCATAACTATGTTTTATTCATACGATTTGATGTGTAGAGGCGCACTTGTATCAAGCCGCTTTCGCTACGTTTTGAGGGTCTATGGGCGTGCGCCCACTCCGGGATGGTGAGGAGTATTGGTATGAGCAGATAAGGAGCAATTTCATGTACCCAGTTGCTGATGCCTTCGCTGAGCCCCCCACTGCAACTGAAGGTGTGCATATACCTAACCCTCGACCCTTGCGCTccgtgacttctgctgggaaagaggttgtctatctttccagcgaggagtccgtGGGATCATCAAGTGGAGAGTTAAGTCCATGGTCTCAAATCTTTGCAGGTGTGCTGCGCGATTTGGGGATAGACcctgaagagaagaagaagaagcctGGGAAAAAGAAGAAGGTTATCACGCTAGATCCTGAGGTAATCAGAAAGGGAGATGGGAGTAGTTGCGCAACCGCTACTGCTACTGACAAAGGTACTTTCCGCCTTCGTCAAAGTAACCTGGAAGACTATGTTATATCAGTGATTCACTCGAGGGTTTATCGCGTATAGGAGAGAAGAGAACTGGAGCAGGAGGCTCCAAAAGTTCAGGGAGCGCGGGCTCCCGTAACCCGGATACTTGGACCACCCCGTCCTCTGTTGCGCAAGAgggggatgatgaagaagaagtgcAGGAAGAGCTTGCGGTGCAGTTGATAAGAAAAAGAAATCGGGAGGCTATGCTCGGGGCAACTGTGTTGCCAAAACCTGGCGATGCCCCTTTGATTGGGAAGAAAAGCAACTTGCGCTCCCTTTACAAATTCTTTCCTGGTTAGTATGTTGTTTCCATGTACTTGTAATATTCTCTTCTCTAATACTCCATCTTTGCAGAAGCTGAAAAGAAGAAACCCGAGAAGGGGATCACCATCACAGAGCCCTTAGAGCCGGCGCAGAAAAAGCCCAGGGCTACTAAGGTCACTATCAAACCGTTCCCTGCTTCACAATCTGCTGACAAGGAGAAACAAAAGGGGCCTGAGAAGCCTGTTCGGGAAAAAGAGGTTGCGAGAGAGAGAGTTGTTGACAAGCCTCCTACTGGCCCTAAGGAGCTCGAGGTTACTGCCCCTATTACAACTGATACTGGGCATGAGCAGCCCATTGCTGACAAGGGGAAAAACTTGGGGGTGGAGAACCCAGTTGAGCCTTCGCCGACTACCGCCCATGCTCAAACTGGTCCGGCGACCACGGAACAGACTACTGCTACTGCTGGAGGTAGCGCTGGCTTTGCTGCTGGTCAAGCTGGTGCTGGGAGCCGGGGTGAGGCGCTTCACTCTCCTATAGGTCCGATGGACACCATGGGAGACGTTTATTATAAGTCATATACTGAAGAAAGCCGAGGTGAAGCGCTTCATCAACCTCCCTGGAGTCTAAAACAGAAGGACACTTTCCTGGAATTCGCTCCTTGCCGCGATTGGCTTCTTAACTCCATCCCTCCTGGTGAGGTGAACCGTCAAAGGGAGCGAACCCACAGCGCGCTTTATCATGCATATGTTGTTGGTGAAGCCAACACTCGCGCTGCTAACCATCAGATTGTTCGCGAATGGCGAACTTTGGTTAGGGAGAGGGATGAATGGGAGAAGTATCGCAAGCGGTTGCTGAAGCAGGTGAAAGCTTTTGAGAGGTTGAAGGCCGCCTTTGATGAGGAGAGAGCGAAGCTTGAAACAGATAAAAAGTCTGAAGAATGGGACCGTGAAGGCCTTAAAAACAAACTCCGTGCCGCTGAGGAACTCCTCTTAAAGGAACATGCTGAATGGAAGGCTATCTGTGCCAAGGACAATGAGCGTATGTATGCGGCTCGCTCTAAAATCACCGAACTTGAAGGTCAAGTTGCGGATTTGAAGAAGAAGGCGGAGGATGCGCAAGTTGTGAAGGAACAATCCGAGGTATGTTATTGTCTTTTCTTGCTTATGCATTTTGTAGAAAATATTCTAAGTCTTGCTTTCGATAGGCTGAGTTTAAGGCGCAACTTTCGAGCAAGGATAGGGATTTATCTGCTAAGGACGTTGAAATCGCTGAGTTGAAGCGTCGCCTTCGCGAGCAGATTGAAAGGAGCGAGTCCTTAGAGATTGATCTCGAAGCTGAAAAGTCAAAAGCTGCCACTGCCGAGGAAGCGAAGCAAAAGGCCGAGGAGGCGCGAGCCATTAGTACCACTGCTCTTAATGTGGCGCAGAATAATTATTCTGAGGCCCAAGGTATTGTGGACACTCTGGTCGCTGAGGCTGAATGGATGCGCAGCCGAGGGATCGCTTTAGTAAGATTTCTCTTGACTTTGGTTTAATTTGTTAAGACTCGTTGTCTTATGTGTTTTGTTTATTGTAGATGGCCAACTCTGTCTTGAATGCTGGGGAGCTGGATACAGCCGTTGCGGCTTTAATAGATGCTTCGCGCGCCGCTGGTCACCGGGGTGGTTACTTGGAATGTGCGCACCATGCTTCAGAGATGTTTGGTCAGGAATTTGACACTAGTCACTGGTCGGTGACTGATCAAGCAGAGGCTCAACTGGCTCGCGCTGAAGATGGTTATGATAACTTGTCTCTGCCAGCGATGGACTTGGTTACTGAAGCGCTGAAGCATGATGACTGGTGTTATCGATTGAAGACCATGCTTGACCCACCTCAAACGGTTGAATTATCTGATGAGGAGTTGGCAGGTAATGATGAAGGCGATGATGATGGCGGGAATGGTGATCGACCTGAGTAGGGATTGAAGGCTTTGTGCCTTGTTTTGTTTAGCTTTTTGAATGTATAGGGTTGCGCGGTCGCGCTTTAACTAAATTTAATGGATGTTAGGTTTATGTAACCTTTGCGCATTGCGCTTTCTGAATATGATGTTATGTTTACTTTTATTGTCTCTtgttacaattattgcactgttgtttgaaactttggttaagttagcgcgaataaatgtaagtgtAGCTCAAGGGCTGGTAATTCACTGGAGTGTTTTCGAGCTAATCAAAAgttttaacatgcatttgtaactcaTGAACTCGTATCGCAATAGGAAAACATATTCTATGATTTCATTAGCTTGGAAACGGGCGCTTAGGCCAATCATACATCACTGATAAATTACATAAGGCGTTTAGCTGACATAGAGATTAAGTAGACGCGTGGCCACTATGAGAGAAATGGCACATGGCTTCAGGGTAGTTACATATAACATCtgcgcagttgttgcgcgttCCACGTGCGCGGGATGATGTGGCCATCCAACGTTCGCAATTTGTAGGCCCCTTTCCTAGCACTTCATGGACCAGgtacgggccttcccatttgggtgtTAGCTTTCCAGGGCGTTCGGCGTTTGAAGCTTCATTATCACGGAAAACGTATTCTCCTGGAGTGAAAGTACAAATGCGGACTCTCGcattgtagtacctttccagttgTGTCTTGTATTTCGCCTCCTTAATACGTGCAATCTCACGCCTCTCTTCCAAGAGGTCTAGGTCGAGGCGGCGCTCTGCTTCATTATCGACCGTGTTGACTGCTGTCAAGCGCGGCGAGGGGAGACCGACTTCTGCTGGGATAACTGCCTCTGAACCGTATACTAGGCTGAAAGGAGTTTCGCCTGTGCTTGTTTtcggcatggttcgatgagcccataggatgcttgggagctcatctacccagcctCTGCGCTTTGTACCCAGTCGGGATGTTATCCCCTCCACGATGCTTTTGTTTACGCTTTCCACTTGACCGTTGCCCTGAGGGTGCGCAACGGATGAGAAGGCATGTTctatcttcatttccttcatccaTTTTTTAAGATCCTCCGAGGCAAAATTGTTGCCGTTATCTGTGACGATCTTGAGTAGAAGACCAAATCTgcagatgatgtgctcccagATAAACTTGCGCACCATCATGGCAGTGGTTGATGCGAGGGCTTTGgcttccacccacttggtgaaataatcgaCAGCCACGATTATGAACTTTACGGCTCCCGGGGCATctgggaagggtcccaccatatCGATCCCCCACTGTTGGAAAGGCCAAGCAGTGGACACTGGGATAAGATCATTTTTGGGGCGCAGGGTCTTTGGGGAGTGCCGCTGACAGGAGTCGCATTTGCGCAGCTCCTTCAGGGCGTcgacatgcatccctggccaATAATATCCAGCGCTCATGATTTTTGCAACAACCATGCGTGGCCCCGCATGTATACCACAGATCCCTTCATGGATCTCTCGAATTAGGTAATTTGCGTCTTGGGGATCCACGCAACGCAACAAGGGTCCTAAGAAGGATCTCCGATACAGAATACCATCATTCATTTCGTAGTGCAGGGCTTTGTGCTGGATTTTCCTTGCCTCTGCTTTGTTCTCTGGGAGTATCCCTTCCTGCAGATAGCGGATTATAGGGGTCATCCAGGATGGTTGCCCCATTTCGATGACGTTCACTTGTCGCAGCAGGACTGATGGATTTTTGAGCACCTCAATTCTGACCT is from Helianthus annuus cultivar XRQ/B chromosome 9, HanXRQr2.0-SUNRISE, whole genome shotgun sequence and encodes:
- the LOC110902081 gene encoding uncharacterized protein LOC110902081, with product MSVECSQIQKQDTPRWRNWRLAKWADELGGHNILYRPRPAIKGQVLADFIREVTAEKVKDCEIVEAPIKDTSDGLWFLYTDGASNEDGSGAGLRLVSPEKHEFTYAIRLDFKNTNNEAEYEAFLAGLRLAIKMGAKNLQAHVDSLLIASQVNGFYDAKCDVMALYLDQAKELLQKFKKYRVVHINRYENKQADALSKLASTFFQHLAKEVRIEVLKNPSVLLRQVNVIEMGQPSWMTPIIRYLQEGILPENKAEARKIQHKALHYEMNDGILYRRSFLGPLLRCVDPQDANYLIREIHEGICGIHAGPRMVVAKIMSAGYYWPGMHVDALKELRKCDSCQRHSPKTLRPKNDLIPVSTAWPFQQWGIDMVGPFPDAPGAVKFIIVAVDYFTKWVEAKALASTTAMMVRKFIWEHIICRFGLLLKIVTDNGNNFASEDLKKWMKEMKIEHAFSSVAHPQGNGQVESVNKSIVEGITSRLGETPFSLVYGSEAVIPAEVGLPSPRLTAVNTVDNEAERRLDLDLLEERREIARIKEAKYKTQLERYYNARVRICTFTPGEYVFRDNEASNAERPGKLTPKWEGPYLVHEVLGKGPTNCERWMATSSRARGTRNNCADVICNYPEAMCHFSHSGHAST